The Tachysurus fulvidraco isolate hzauxx_2018 chromosome 10, HZAU_PFXX_2.0, whole genome shotgun sequence genome segment CATTCTATCATCTATCATCTCATACGCCTCTTTTGATGACTTTTGGATGAGAGAGTATGATGCACTCAAATTAGCTTGTAATGTTTAACAATGAAATAGAGTTTTGATGCTACATTTAATCAAATGGCTTGTTCAGAAACATTAACTAAGCTCGCAACCTCTAACAACTGTTTTTGTGACAGGAGGGAAAACGATCAGGCAGTGCATTAGGTACACGGACTGTGACAACTCCCGGCTGACTCAGATGTTTCCAGCGGTGTCTGGATTTACGTACCGCTGCTGTAACACAAACTTATGTAACAGCGGGCACAGGAACGCGGCCATCCTCAGTGTGTTTATCTCTCTGCTCAGCATATGGTGGAGCTACTTCTGCTAACCTTCCCACCATATCACAGAAATGTACTGGTCTTACGTACAGTAATGGTAATAGGATGTGTATCATAATTTTAACGTGTTCTAATAAGTTTAACTtgatttaatatataaacacatatataaaccCAAATAGAATGCTAATGATAAGTTGTAATTGAATTTGCATGTTGCTGGGTACTGATGGAAATAACAATTAAAAGCTCTGTGTTTCAGAAGGTATGTGTATTTTTGCATTATTAACATGGTTAATTGGGTAACCTCTGTTCATACTTGGTGCATGCAATTTTGAAGAGATTGTGTCTATTTATCTTCTAATCATGTTTAGCTTGTGGCAGCTACGTAACAGGTGTTGTTTCACTAGGGACACATCCTCACAACTTTTTAAAATAGTAGATCGTTTTAAAAACATGTATAATAGGTCTTGACAGAACTTGATCCAAatgcttgttttatttgtaaatttatttattttattttttttttacaataggcATAGTCAcaaaaaaggttaaataaaattttattacgTGCATTTTTATGAAAGATAGATGCAAGGAAAGCATgtacaaacagaacagaataggGAACAGAACTGCGATTGCTGCTAAGGAAGAAGAAACCAAGCTTTACAGAGTGTCATTGGGTTACGGAATTAACCACTATCAAAGCAGACCCCGAGATGCCAACATCACAGATTACCTGATCCACATTGTGTGATCCCTGTCTTCAAACGTATGTTAAAATCTGCAGTTTAATTTAGGCTGTGTGAACAGTTAACCTGTTTTTGAGTAAGTAGAATCGGAGTCTTGCTCCAGATGACACTGGCATTCATTAATGGTTAATTTTCTGTTATGAGTCTCACACTTGATATACtaacaaataaaacttttttcacCAAGAAGTTTGCTTATGGGAATGCCTAGTGATAGCTCACTGTTGTTGTAAGACAATGTATAATCACATCCCCCTTTAGTCTCTGATGGAATTAGCGACGAGTTCAGGCTCATTCCATCTGCTTCCAGTATCCAGTGCATAAAACTCAAGAATGTTCTCGGCTGTCGAGCTTCTACAATGAGGCCTCCAACTTTGCCGCCTGGAAGAAGATATTTGAACACATTGCAAAACACTTTGACAAACAAGTCATATGACTGCACAGCAGTGCAGATCCAGACATCAGAGGTCCATTCAACTGTCTTCCCAGCGAGCAATGAGACTGTCAGT includes the following:
- the LOC113653926 gene encoding CD59 glycoprotein, with the protein product MKYLFGILVVISSLTVSICNKHYGMQYSSLGASLSCYKCSDYYGGRCGKIQECTYEDSCLSLHEKGGKTIRQCIRYTDCDNSRLTQMFPAVSGFTYRCCNTNLCNSGHRNAAILSVFISLLSIWWSYFC